The region ATGTATAACTGCTGTTgcagcagcaaaaggtggtgggaaacgtagtcaggttaagagaagaaaaaaaaattatgatgatgatcatgcttcatagggtgtcttttttctcgttggtttctctgtggtttcttctgcttttcttttctcttttctacaTGGAGGTACTAAGGGTAGGTTCTCTTAATATtaatgggggaagggacaggaataagagggcttgggtattagaagtaataaaacagaaaagacttaatgtagttttcctacaggagacacatagtgatgaggaaaatgaggttgactggggtatgtggtgggaggggcagcatgtactcagtcatggtactaatttcagtgctggggtggcaatcttgttttcctcaggcttaggggtgactgtggtatctacaacagagattgtcaagggttgggttttattggtcaaggtggatgttatgggatttttattttttattttttatgtttatgcTCCTAATGAGGGTACAGAGCGTATTGCGGTTTTTGATCAAATGAAGgaaaccttaagacagtgtgacCAAGAGGAGTGTATAGTTTTAGGTGGTGACTGGAATTGTACAGTGGATTTTACTGTTGATCGCACTGCTGAAGAACCTCACCTGCAGTCAGCCACTTGCCTGTCTGGCCTATTAactgagtttgagctttctgatgtgtggagagttAGAAATGCAAAAGTTAGGCAGTTCACATGGCTAAAAATTAATGAAGGTCGTGTCagtgcagcaaggttagacaggttgtatgtatctgagcaatactgtagtagggttggaaagtgtgccattactcctgtgggtttctctgatcatcatattgttactgttgatattcacttgtcctgtccacgaaggtcatccccttactggtattttaatgttaaattgttacattatgtcatgttttgtgacaggtttttgttgttttgggaaaaaTGGAGGGTTATAAAGGGGAATTTTGAGTCCTTGAGACAATGGTGGGAAGGCCCAAATACGAATATTTTGTCAACAGCTCTGTCTCAAAATGAAGTTAAAGAGACTATCAGGGCCCTTGAACAGGACATCAAGTATATTGAATTGAAGTTGCTCACTCAGaacgaccctggactagtcatgaatttacaggacaagagacatgaactgaggtcgtttctgcatgaaagagtgaagggtgccttgattaGGTCTCGTTTCGCCTCCCTCAAGGATATGGATGCTCCTAGTGCTTTTTTTTAAACCTGGGACAGTCGACGTTTCAAAGAaaacagatggtctgccttcgtctccctgATGGGAAGGTGACCACGAATGATATTGAAATGCGTCAACATGCCGTGGATTTCTACTCGTCTCTTTATAAGGCGGAGGATTgtgactctctgtgtactgaacagttgtTACATGGTTTTCCTCAATTGGGACCTGAGCAGAGAGTCGCATTGGACGCAGACATTACACTGCAGGAGCTGTCCACAGCAGTTATGCAGCTCTCAACAGGCCGAGCCCCTAACATCGATGGTTTACCATCTGAGTTCTATAAGCACTTTGGGGGTCTATTGGAGAGGATTTTTATGAAGTGGTGTGTGAATCTAttcatgagggttctcttcctgtatcctgtcaacgtgcggTGCTTTCACTGTTGCCAAAAAAGGGGGATTTGGCTTTCATGaaaaattggagacctgttgctttgctatgcgcagaatacaaaattgtttctaaatgtctctcaaataggttgaaagagtatctgggagtgttgatccacaaggaccagtcctactgtgtacctgatcgctctattgttgacaacttgtttatgataagagatgttttagacatttgtaaactgtctgatgtaaatgtgggtttactttcgttggatcaggagaaggcttttgatcgtgtggaccatcattacttgtttaaaacaatgaaagcctttgggtttggggatgtttGTCTGTCTTGGGTGAATTTACTGTATGCTGGGGCCTCGTGTATGGTGAAGGTGGGTGGTGGTTTAAGTTGCCCCATCCCTGTCCAAAGGGgcatcaggcagggatgcccaatctcagggcagttatatagtctggcgattgaaccaatgctttgttttttaagagcgaagcttactggtttctctgtgccaggtgtaatgaagggtcccacgatagcactgtctgcgtatgcagatgacgtgatagtttttattacagggggtgaggatgttaaggttctctcaaacactttaaaggtgtatgagggggcctcctcagctagagtcaattggggaaagagtgaagcgctgtgggcaggtcagcttcagatggggtccactccaaggttaccaggggggcttcagtgggGCAGAGATGGGATGAAGACTTTTCTAGGCTCCAATGTCTTTCAGAAAAAGAACTGGGAGGGTGTAGTGGAAAAAGTGTGTGCTAGACTGTCAAGGTGGAAATGGGTGTTGCCCCAGCTGTCTTATAGGAGACGGGTCCTGGTAGCTAATAATCTTGCTGCTtctaccctgtggcacagactaatgattttacagccaccaaagggtctgatacaagagcttcagaggatccttgtcaatttcttctggtctggacaacactggatcaaagctgcagccctgtacctgccactgcacgagggtgggcaaggcctggtggacatttccTCTAGAATCATGGCTTTCCGGCTCCAAGCAGCCCAGAGATTTTTGTTCAGAGACTGTTCTAGCTGGGTTGAAACAGCCTACACATTGATGAGGAGAGCGGGTTATTTGGGCTTAGACAGGCATCTTTTCCTCTTAAAACTGGAGGGGGGTGATTTGACTGGCCTGACTCCATTTTATGAGTCTGTTATGCAGGCTTGGAGAGTCTTTGTCAAGTCCCGTAAGGCGGCACGCcaccagggatgtggctttttgaagagcctCTTTTTCATAACACTGCCATCCAGTCCCGTGTTCTGTGTTCAGCCAGACTACGTTCATGCCTGTTAGGCGTGGGGTGTACCAAGCTGGGTCATCTGAtgcggagcaggagcagatcgttggaggagctgggagaaagagcaGGGATCCAATCATCTCGCCTACTGAGGAAGGTCGTCGATGAGGTCTGTGAATCCTTGCCAGAGCTTCATCTGCCGTATGTGACTGACACTTCCAATTCTGATcggtggaaggagggtctggattatgttccctgcactgattgttagtgctgtGATGGGGGCATTTGAAAAGGacgtggggatgctgctttccttccATACaccggagctgggggagttcaaggaggtgggaaagaaggccatgTACAGAACATGTGTAATGGTGTCCCATGCCTTTTCCCTGGAAGGGGTAAAAACGACGAGGTGGGCGGATGTGCTTGGTCCAGGTGCCTCTCCAAAAGGCTGTTGGCGATCATTATATAAACTGCCTATTGataagaggacagctgacctccaatggaggataatacatggagctatagccaccaacatgcatctgatacacctggatcctactgttggagaggggtgtccattctgtgctgagtctgaatctctggcacatctgtttttactgtgtcccaggttggtcGGGATGATTGAACTGATCACTGATTGGTTCTCAACGTTGGGAGAGGTTTTTTCTTCCCAAATGTATATATTTGGGCCAAAGTACAGGTTCAGTCAAAAGGGTATAGTTGTGTTGCTTAATTTTGTGTTAGGGGTAGCAAAATTAGCGATATGGAAGACCCGAAAGAACAGTATTcggggacaggggtctgtggatgtggtgggaatgctggagggaatgttggcagcgagactaagggttgagtttgcctattataaacttgtcaacaatatcgatctgtttttgagtatatggggtattcagaggctgttgtgtgtagttactgtggaggaggaattggagttgtgtttttaattgatgtgtaactgtggttttgtatgagtatttatagtgtggtgggcccccagacccaataaagaGTATTTAAAACTTAAAActcaaaactctctctctctctctgtctctctctctgtctctctgtctctctgtctgtctctctgtctctctgtctctctgtctctgtaactcACAGCGTTAATTCCAGACAGTTGTTGAGAGAGATGCATCATCAGGGCTACAAACAGCTGCTGCCTGTAGAGAGACGACCGCACCTAGAAGACCACAGACACATCACATtattaatacaggactacagacacatatcacattattaatacaggactacagacacatatcacattattaatacaggactacagacacatatcACATTATGAATACAGGACCAGACTGACATGGATTAGACAGCAACAGACCAGATGTTCAGTAGACTAGATATTGAACGTACCAGGACAGCGATAGAGACTTGcgcctccttctccacctcctccttctccctcctcatctcctccaggTCAGCTGATGGGTCATACTCTCCCTTCAGACGACGCAGACctacaaacgcacacacacagcaagtgtgtattttggacacacctactcattcaagggttattatttatttatactattttctacattgtagaataatagcgaagacataaactatgaaataacaaccCACtcgagtgggttgagtcactgatgtgatcttcctgtctgggttggcgccgcccttgggttgtgccgtggcggagatctttgtgggctatacttggccttgtctcaggatggtaagttggtggttgaagatatccctctagtggtgttggcgctgtgctttgacaaagtgggtggggttatatcctgcctgtttggccctgtccgggggtatcatcggatggggccacagtgtttcctgacccctcctgtctcagcctccagtatttatgctgcagtagtttgtgtcggggggctagggtcagtctgttatgtctggagtaattctcctgtcttattaggtgtcctgtgtgaatttaagtatgctctcattctctctttctttctctctctcggaggacctgagccctaggaccatgcctcaggactacctggcatgatgactccttgctgtccccagtccacctggccgtgctgctgctccagtttaaactgttctgcctgcggctatggaaccctgacctgttcattggacgtactacctgtcccagacctgctgttttcaactctctagagacagcaggagtggtagagatactcttaatgattggctatgaaaagccaactgacatttactcctaaggTGGTGACTTGTtacaccctcgacaactactgtgattattattatttgaccatgctggtcatttttgaacatttgaacatcttggccatgttctgttataatctccaccggcacagccagaagaggactggccacccctcatagcctgggtcctctctaggtttcttcctaggttttgacctttctagggagtttttcctagccaccgtgcttctacacctgcattgcttgctgtttgggggtttaggctgggtttctgtacagcacttcaatatatcagctgatgtaagaagggctatataaatacatttgatttgatatgattttgatttgatagtaGCCACAAATGTTTTAAACAAAcctaaatagattttagattcttcaaagaagccaccctttgccttgatgacagctttgcacactcttgatattctctcaactagcttcacctggaatgcttttccaacagtcttttccaacgggagttcccacatatgctgagcacttgttggatgctttttcttttgtccaactcatcccaaaccatctcaattggattgaggttgggtgattgtggaggccaggtcatctgatgcagcactctccttcttggtcagaaagcccttacacagcatggagatgtgttgagtcattgtcctgttgaaaaacaaatgatagtcccacaaagcgcaaaccaaatgggatggcatatcactgcagaatgctgtagtagccatgctggttaagtgtgcattgaattctaagtgtgcattgaattcacagacagcgtcaccagcaaggcacccccacacctcctcctccatgcttcacggtgggaactacacatgcggagatcatccgttcacctactctgcttctcacaaagacacggcagttggaacctaAACTCTCCAATTTgaattcatcagaccaaaggacagatttccaccggtctaatgtccattgctcgtgtttcttgtcccaagcaagtctcttcttctattGGTGccctttggtagtggtttctatgcagcaattcgaccacgaaggcctgattcacgatgtctcctctgaacagttgatgttgagatgtgtctgttacttgaactcagtaAGGcagttatttgggatgcaatttctgaggcgggtaactctaatgaacttatcctctgcagcagaggtaactctgggtcttcttttgggtctacctcatgaagctggttgagagaatgccaagagtgtggaaaactgtcatgaaggcaaagggtggttactttgaagaatctcaaatataaaataccctttcttggttactacatgattccatatctgcttatttcatagttgtgatgtcttcactactattatacaatgtagaaaatagtacaaataaagaaaaatccttgaataagtaggtgtgtccaaacttttgactggtactgtattttctAAGAGAGATCTGAGATTTCTACAGTACATACTATTTTTGGCCTCCTCCACCATGCCTCTCTTGATGTAGAGGTATCTGGGACTTTCAGGACACAGTGGCAGCAGTAGAGATTGTAAAACAGCAGGAGCTCCAGACAGACCCAGCAGCAGCGGCCAGAAGTAGTCATTACCCAGGAGGAACTCTAGACCAAGCACCTGGGAGACAGGGGGACAAAGAtgagggacagacacagagagagacagggggacagagattagggacagacacagagagagacagggggacagagattagggacagacacagagagagacaggaggacagagatCAGGGACAAacacagatagagacaggaggacagagattaaagatggacacagagagagacagggggacagagattagggacagacacagagggagacaggaggacagagattagggacagacacagagagagacagggggacagagatgagggacagacactgggagacaggtggacagagattagggacggggcagagagaaaccggggacagagatgagggacagacacagagagagacagggggacagagatgagggacagacacagagagagacaggaggacagagattatggacaaacacagagagagacaggtggacagaGATTAAAgacggacacagagagacaggaggacagagatTAGGGtcggacacagagagagacagggggacagagattAGGgatggacacagacagtgacagggggacagagattagaggacagacagtgacaggggGATAGAGATTAGGGACggacacagacagtgacagggggacagagattagaggacagacagtgacaggggGATAAAGGACAGACAGTGCCAGGGGGGTAGAGATTAGAGGACAGACAGTACCAGGGGGGTAGAGATTAGACGACAGACAGTGCCAGGGGGGTAGAGGTTAGAGGACAGACAGTACCAGGGGGTAGAGATtagaggacagacagtgacaggggGATAGAGATTAGGGACGGACAGTGACGGGGATAGAGGATaaaggacagacagtgacagggggatagagattagaggacagacagtgacaggggGATAGAGATTAGAGGACAGACAGTgccagggggatagaggatagggggatagaggataaagGACAGACAGTACCAGGGGGATAGAGATTAGAGGACAGACAGTGCCAGGGGGATAGAGATTAGAGGACAGACAGTgccagggggatagaggataaagGACAGACAGTACCAGGGGGATAGAGATTAGAGGACAGACAGTGCCAAGGGGATAGAGATtagaggacagacagtgacagggggatagagatccaggtcgtctacaaggccatgctaggtaaagctccgccttatctcagttcactggtcacgatggcaacacccatccgtagcacgcgctccagcaggtgtatctcactgatcatccctaaagccaacacctcattcggccgcctttcgttccagtactctgctgcctgtgactggaaggaattgcaaaaatcgctgaagttggagacctttatctccctcaccaacttcaaacatcagctatctgagcaactaaccgatcgctgcagctgtacataatctattggtaaataacccacccattttcacctacctcatccccacagtttttatttatttacttttctgctcttttgcacacaaatatctctacctgtacatgatcatttatcaatccagtgctaatctgcaatattgtaattattcgcctacctcctcatgccttttgcacacattgtatatagactcccgaCTTTTTTCtccactgtgttattgacttgttaattgtttactccatgtgtaactctgtgttgtctgttcacactgctatgctttatcttggccaggtcacagttgtaaatgagaacgtgttctcaactagcctacctggttaaataaaggtgaaataaaaaaataaaaaaaatagaggacagacagtgacagggggatagagattagaggacagacagtgacaggggGATAGAGATTAGAGGACAGACAGTGCCAGGGGGATAGAGTTAGAGGACAGACAGTGCCAGGGGGATAGAGattagaggacagacagacagggggatgcCAGGGGGATAGAGATTAGAGGACAGACAGTGCCAGGGGGATAGAGATtagaggacagacagtgacagggggggatagaggatagttAGAGGACAGACAGTACCAGGGGGATAGAGATtagaggacagacagtgacagacagtgggGGATAGAGTtagaggacagacagtgacaggggGATAGAGATTAGAGGGATGACAGGGGGGGAGAGTtagaggacagacagtgacagggggatagagattagaggacagacagtgacaggggGATAGAGATTAGAGGACAGACAGTGCCAGGGGGATAGAGATTAGAGGACAGACAGTGCCAGGGGGATAGAGATTAGAGGACAGACAGTGCCAGGGGGATAGAGATtagaggacagacagtgacagggggatagagattagaggacagacagtgacaggggGATAGAGATTAGAGGACAGACAGTGCCAGGGGGATAGAGTTAGAGGACAGACAGTGCCAGGGGGATAGAGTTAGAGGACAGACAGTACCggggggatagtgtgtgtgtgtgtgtgtgtgtgtgtgtgtgtgtgtgtgtgtgtgtgtgtgtgtgtgtgtgtgtgtgtgttcttacctgaCTCAGTAGTATACCAGTAACAATAGCCAGCTGATGTAAGGTTCCCAGAGATCCTCTGTAGGCCATGGGAGCTATCTCCCCTATATACATAGGAACTAACCCTGAGgacagacctgagagagagaaggggagagagagacgtaaACGTAAAACACAACAaattgcatgcagagcagaattaggccgatacccactaattatcaaaatccagaaaagagctgttaaattctacaaccacctaaaaggaaatgattcccaaaccttccataacaaagccatcacctacagagagatgaacctggagaagagtcccctaagcaagctggtcctggggctctattcacaaacacaaaaacaccctacagagccccaggacatcagcacaattagacccaaccaaatcatgagaaaacaaaaagataattacttgacacattggaaagaattaacaaaaaaaacagagcaaactagaatactatttggccctaaacagagagcacacagtggcagaatacctgaccactgtgactgacacaaaattaaggaaagctttgactatgtacagactcagtgaacatCGCCTTGCTTTTGAGAAATGTCGCCTTAGGCAAACCTGGCTCTCAAGACCGGCTATGtgtacactgcccacaaaatgaggtggaaacctcagaatttgaaaacaaacccggtttagataaactcccatatctactgggtgaaattccaccgtgtgccatcacagcagcaagatttgtgacctgttgccacaagaaaagggcaaccagtgaaaaacaaacaccattgtaaatacaacccatatttatgcttatttattttcctttttgtactttaactatttgcacgtaatatgacatttgaaatgtctttattcttttggattTTTTATGAGTGTGATGTtggtgttcatttttattgtttatttcacttttgtatattatctacctctacTTTTGTATCTATAAAGACCTTGAATTTAAATGTAATTGAGAGGGGGGGCATCGTAACCAGCTTTGTTGGTGGACAGATACTTCCTTCCTGATGTAGTCGAGTGTGTAACTTACTCACCACAGTAGAATCCCATGACACATCGTCCAGCGATGACCATGACGTGAGGTTTCCACATCTTAGCCATCACCATCAGTAGACCTGCTATTACTGCTAACACATTCACCATCAACATGCCCTTCACCCTGTACAGACAGCATAGgcattagctcagtgggctaacacagtcttgtggcaTACAGAAGACCCGAGTTCAAACTCAGTCAGTCACAGAAGCGCGTTCAGTTTCGTCTTGAGACagatagaggaagagggaggttcggatgctcacacacaccttcctctcaggtctccaacgAAGCCCACCAGGAAGGACGACACCATTCCCCCAATGGAGAAGATCGATACAGACAGAGACCAATACATGACCACAGAGGGATGCACTTCCTGCTTCTCTGTCCCTGTACCGTTCTCTGATAGGGGGAAAGGCTCCTCAGGGAGCACCCCCAGGGACCGCCCATAATGCTGCTCTATCACCTAGGAAACAAAGTAAAGGTTTGTAATAGTACTTGCTGTTTACTCATGACTAaaataaacagtgtgtgtgtgtaccttctgTGGTGCATTGATGACTCCCAGGCTGTATCCGTACTGTAGAGAACCCAAGACTGCTGAAAACACTGCTAGGGTTAGAGTGCCTGTCAGCTGCTGTAGGACACACAGATGTGAAAAGGTGCCTGTAATGAGCTGAACTAGTGGGCAGGGAACCAGTTCAATGCACCATGCAGTCCCACCTGCTGTAAATACTGCTTATAACAGAGCAACAAAACATCTTCACATTACTCAGTGTTACTGTttcctgattcaactaatcaagggCTTGATATTTACTTGACTAGTTGAATTAGGTGTGTGACACATGCTGTTAATAAAAATATATGGACATTTCTGCTCCAAAATTACAACCGACTGATTGCAGCATTACTGCAAAAATGGAGTCAAGTGGAAAGGTAGGCAACTTGTTTgttggccctgcattaaagaccaaaattgtcAACAAAAAACCCctgtaataaatacaaaaatacagttgaagtcagaagtttacatacatacatacatacatacacttaggttggaatcattaaaactcatttttcaaccactccacaaatttcttgttaacaaactttagttttggcaagtctgttaggacatctactttgtgcatgacacaagtcatttttctaacaattgtttgcagacagattatttcacttaaaattcac is a window of Oncorhynchus masou masou isolate Uvic2021 chromosome 7, UVic_Omas_1.1, whole genome shotgun sequence DNA encoding:
- the LOC135543385 gene encoding solute carrier family 2, facilitated glucose transporter member 2-like isoform X1; amino-acid sequence: MESGKQLTGTLTLAVFSAVLGSLQYGYSLGVINAPQKVIEQHYGRSLGVLPEEPFPLSENGTGTEKQEVHPSVVMYWSLSVSIFSIGGMVSSFLVGFVGDLRGRVKGMLMVNVLAVIAGLLMVMAKMWKPHVMVIAGRCVMGFYCGLSSGLVPMYIGEIAPMAYRGSLGTLHQLAIVTGILLSQVLGLEFLLGNDYFWPLLLGLSGAPAVLQSLLLPLCPESPRYLYIKRGMVEEAKNSLRRLKGEYDPSADLEEMRREKEEVEKEAQVSIAVLVRSSLYRQQLFVALMMHLSQQLSGINAIFYYSTAIFEKAGVTQPVYATIGVGVLNTVFTMVSVALVDRAGRRTLTLIGLGGMCICAVAMTVGLVYLSVYSWMSYVSMSAIFLFVCFFEIGPGPIPWFIVAELFSQGPRPAAIALAGCTNWTSNFIIGMTFPYVEALCGSYVFILFAVLLFGFTVFTYLRVPETKGKTFEEIAAVFKKGKKQTPGTRKTGTETGTGTSTELEQLKSDSQA
- the LOC135543385 gene encoding solute carrier family 2, facilitated glucose transporter member 2-like isoform X2 — protein: MESGKLTGTLTLAVFSAVLGSLQYGYSLGVINAPQKVIEQHYGRSLGVLPEEPFPLSENGTGTEKQEVHPSVVMYWSLSVSIFSIGGMVSSFLVGFVGDLRGRVKGMLMVNVLAVIAGLLMVMAKMWKPHVMVIAGRCVMGFYCGLSSGLVPMYIGEIAPMAYRGSLGTLHQLAIVTGILLSQVLGLEFLLGNDYFWPLLLGLSGAPAVLQSLLLPLCPESPRYLYIKRGMVEEAKNSLRRLKGEYDPSADLEEMRREKEEVEKEAQVSIAVLVRSSLYRQQLFVALMMHLSQQLSGINAIFYYSTAIFEKAGVTQPVYATIGVGVLNTVFTMVSVALVDRAGRRTLTLIGLGGMCICAVAMTVGLVYLSVYSWMSYVSMSAIFLFVCFFEIGPGPIPWFIVAELFSQGPRPAAIALAGCTNWTSNFIIGMTFPYVEALCGSYVFILFAVLLFGFTVFTYLRVPETKGKTFEEIAAVFKKGKKQTPGTRKTGTETGTGTSTELEQLKSDSQA